TCTCGATTATCTTTCATACCGTCAAGCATTTTTATGCCCCATATCTTCCTAAAATTCCGATTACATTACCTACCGTTTTAGGAACCACCATCTCACTCCTGCTAGCTTTTCGTCTGAACCAGGCGTATGACCGTTGGTGGGAAGCCCGTAAAATATGGGGATCAATTGTAAATGACTCCCGTAGCCTTATATTACAATTAAAAGGTTTTGTGAAAGATACTTCTTTCAGGGACGACAATATTAAAGCACTGTATAAAAATATCGCTTACCGTCAGATCGGCTGGGGCTATTGCCTGGGGCAATCGTTGCGAAAAGACCACAATGCGATTGATGATATTGAATGTTTTGTGGCCGGAGAGGACATGCTGGAAATGCGTCGCCATAACAACAAGCCGTTGTTTTTAATTATGAAACATTATAAAGACCTTAAAGAATTGCACAACCAGGATGCCATCAACGACTTCCAGGAAGTACAGCTCAATGCAACGATGGTACGACTTGTTGACTCTATGGGAGCCGCCGAACGTATTAAAAACACGGTATTCCCTTCGACGTACAGCCAGTTTATCCATTTTTTCATTTACCTGTTCCTGACATTGCTATCCATTTCATTGGTAGAAAGTATGGGACTGTTTGAAATACCAACACTAATGCTTTTTGCTTCGACATTTTTCTTGGTGGAGAAATCCTCCCGACACATGCAAAACCCTTTTCAGAATAAACCTACCGACACGGCAATGACTTCTATTGCCCGTACGATAGAAATCAATATTAGGGAAATTCTAAAAGAAGATCCTGATACCATTCCTGAACCTATTAAAGCCAACGGTTTTTACATCATGTAATCCCGATATTTTCCTTTTCGGTTCGCAGCGGAATGCAACTATACTACCTAAATACAAGACTATGATGACTGAAATAGAACGTGCCGACCTAGAGAAGGCC
The Flavobacterium kingsejongi genome window above contains:
- a CDS encoding bestrophin family protein, with product MLLETKIPFTYLFNKVKKDILRVFIISIIFHTVKHFYAPYLPKIPITLPTVLGTTISLLLAFRLNQAYDRWWEARKIWGSIVNDSRSLILQLKGFVKDTSFRDDNIKALYKNIAYRQIGWGYCLGQSLRKDHNAIDDIECFVAGEDMLEMRRHNNKPLFLIMKHYKDLKELHNQDAINDFQEVQLNATMVRLVDSMGAAERIKNTVFPSTYSQFIHFFIYLFLTLLSISLVESMGLFEIPTLMLFASTFFLVEKSSRHMQNPFQNKPTDTAMTSIARTIEINIREILKEDPDTIPEPIKANGFYIM